From Acinetobacter lwoffii, a single genomic window includes:
- the queE gene encoding 7-carboxy-7-deazaguanine synthase QueE: MNTLRSSAIPVSDPSAGLRITEIFYSLQGEANAAGLPTVFIRLTGCPLRCSYCDTTYSFEGGERQSLDDIIQTTLDFKTPYVCVTGGEPLAQPNALPLMQRLADLGCEVSLETSGALDVSKVDPRISKVLDLKTPTSGEVARNLLSNLDHLTAHDQIKFVICNREDYEWSKQQLEQYQLQDKVSTVWFSPAFAVEKGAVCLPPLARDLAQWILEDHLPVRFQLQLHKLLWNDETGR, encoded by the coding sequence ATGAATACGCTTCGATCTTCCGCAATTCCTGTCTCTGATCCGTCTGCGGGTTTACGCATTACGGAGATTTTCTATTCATTGCAAGGTGAAGCCAATGCTGCAGGACTGCCAACAGTATTTATCCGTTTAACCGGTTGCCCATTGCGTTGTAGCTATTGTGATACCACCTATTCCTTTGAAGGCGGTGAGCGTCAGTCTCTGGACGATATTATCCAGACCACGCTTGATTTTAAAACCCCTTATGTCTGTGTGACCGGCGGTGAACCACTGGCGCAGCCCAATGCCCTGCCCCTGATGCAGCGACTCGCGGATTTAGGATGTGAAGTTTCACTTGAAACCAGTGGCGCTTTAGATGTGTCCAAAGTGGATCCGCGTATTTCCAAAGTTTTAGATTTAAAAACACCAACTTCAGGTGAAGTTGCACGGAATTTGCTTTCTAATCTCGATCATTTAACTGCACATGATCAAATCAAGTTTGTGATATGCAATCGTGAAGATTATGAATGGTCAAAACAGCAGCTTGAACAGTACCAACTTCAAGACAAAGTGAGTACAGTTTGGTTTTCGCCTGCATTTGCGGTCGAAAAAGGTGCGGTTTGTTTACCTCCACTGGCACGTGATTTGGCTCAGTGGATTTTAGAAGACCATCTCCCTGTTCGTTTCCAGTTACAACTGCACAAGTTGTTATGGAATGATGAAACTGGTCGTTAA
- a CDS encoding LysE/ArgO family amino acid transporter, whose protein sequence is MFSYMVSGFAVGMSLIISIGAQNAFVLKQGLKQQHVFWVCVICALSDSILILLGVLGFARVIEHYPDIVIFSKYIGAGFLFYYGLHHAISAFKSTEVLAPSDQLTEHFLQVLMICLAFTWLNPHVYLDTVILIGSISTQYALGKWWFALGAVCASWFFFFSLGYGAKILTPWFQHPKAWKILDAIIACTMWGVAVSLILSI, encoded by the coding sequence ATGTTCAGTTATATGGTGAGTGGTTTTGCTGTGGGAATGAGCCTGATTATCAGTATCGGTGCACAGAATGCTTTTGTATTAAAACAAGGTTTAAAACAACAGCATGTGTTCTGGGTCTGTGTGATTTGTGCCTTGTCTGATTCCATTTTAATTCTGCTTGGCGTACTGGGCTTTGCGCGCGTCATTGAACATTATCCGGATATTGTTATATTTTCTAAATATATTGGCGCAGGATTCCTATTTTATTATGGTTTGCACCATGCGATCAGCGCATTTAAATCAACAGAGGTTTTAGCACCAAGTGATCAGCTAACAGAGCATTTTCTACAAGTACTGATGATCTGCCTGGCTTTTACCTGGCTAAATCCGCATGTTTACTTAGACACAGTCATATTGATTGGATCAATTTCAACCCAATACGCCTTAGGAAAATGGTGGTTTGCTTTAGGTGCTGTCTGTGCTTCCTGGTTTTTCTTCTTTAGTTTGGGATATGGTGCAAAGATACTGACGCCTTGGTTTCAACATCCAAAAGCATGGAAAATACTGGATGCCATCATTGCCTGTACCATGTGGGGCGTCGCAGTGTCATTAATTCTCAGTATTTGA
- a CDS encoding enoyl-CoA hydratase-related protein, whose protein sequence is MTLSCIQQPHEHLNANLEHGVLTLAINRPEAKNALYSELYLWIAKALDEADQAPEVRVVVLRGQDTDFSAGNDMQDFMKSAAKKGQAPAAEGPPFVLLKSAAKFSKPLIAAVRGVAIGIGVTILLHCDLVYSDNTALFQIPFVSLGLSPEGASSKLLIQQAGYHKAAELLLTAQKFNSEKALDAGLVNSIEEDVYTKAAAQATQLSALPLASLVQSKALMKHNVNEIVEWIDHEAEIFMQRVGSPEMLEAVQAFMQKRKSDFTQFN, encoded by the coding sequence ATGACACTGAGCTGTATTCAACAACCTCATGAGCATTTGAATGCGAATTTAGAACATGGTGTACTTACTTTGGCCATCAATCGCCCGGAGGCGAAAAATGCGTTATATAGCGAACTGTATCTCTGGATTGCGAAAGCTTTAGATGAAGCTGATCAGGCACCTGAAGTTCGTGTAGTTGTATTGCGTGGTCAGGACACAGACTTTAGTGCGGGCAATGATATGCAGGATTTTATGAAATCTGCTGCGAAGAAAGGTCAGGCACCCGCTGCTGAAGGCCCGCCGTTTGTTTTACTCAAATCTGCTGCAAAATTTTCCAAGCCTTTGATTGCTGCGGTGCGTGGTGTTGCGATCGGCATTGGCGTGACGATCTTATTGCATTGTGATCTGGTCTATAGTGACAATACTGCCTTGTTCCAGATTCCATTTGTCAGTCTGGGTCTATCGCCTGAAGGCGCTTCAAGCAAGCTGTTGATTCAGCAAGCGGGTTATCATAAAGCGGCCGAATTATTGCTGACTGCGCAAAAATTCAATAGCGAAAAAGCACTCGACGCAGGTCTGGTAAATAGCATTGAAGAAGATGTTTACACCAAAGCAGCAGCACAAGCTACCCAACTCTCTGCCCTGCCATTGGCATCACTGGTGCAATCCAAAGCCTTGATGAAACACAATGTGAATGAAATTGTGGAATGGATTGACCATGAAGCAGAGATTTTCATGCAGCGTGTCGGCTCACCAGAAATGCTGGAAGCGGTTCAAGCCTTTATGCAAAAACGGAAATCTGATTTCACACAATTCAACTAA
- a CDS encoding peroxiredoxin → MSEMSLLDQNFPATTGEINLTQLNTEWLVIYFYPKDSTPGCTTQAVGFSCLKDQFDALNTTILGVSRDSVKAHQNFTEKQNLSINLISDKEEVLCNHFDVIKEKNMYGKQVMGIERSTFIFHNSQLVKEYRKVKAAGHAEQVLEDLKALQAA, encoded by the coding sequence ATGTCTGAAATGAGTTTGCTTGACCAGAATTTTCCTGCGACGACAGGCGAAATCAATTTAACCCAGTTGAATACAGAATGGCTGGTGATTTATTTTTATCCTAAAGATTCTACGCCAGGCTGCACAACTCAGGCAGTAGGATTTTCCTGTTTAAAAGATCAGTTCGATGCTTTAAATACCACAATTCTTGGCGTATCCCGTGATTCGGTAAAAGCTCATCAGAACTTTACTGAAAAGCAGAACCTGAGTATTAACCTGATCAGCGATAAAGAAGAAGTGTTGTGCAATCACTTTGATGTGATTAAAGAAAAGAACATGTATGGCAAACAAGTAATGGGCATTGAGCGTTCAACTTTTATTTTCCATAATAGCCAACTGGTCAAAGAATACCGTAAGGTCAAAGCAGCAGGTCATGCAGAACAAGTTCTGGAAGATTTAAAAGCTTTGCAAGCTGCTTAA
- the queC gene encoding 7-cyano-7-deazaguanine synthase QueC, with amino-acid sequence MRPRAIVLLSGGLDSTTCLAWAQARYECIALSFRYGQRSTTELDAAKALTQRAGVEHRVINIDLGNLGGSALTDHSIDVPDHEQSGIPITYVPARNTIFLSYALAAAEVFEAEAIVIGINAVDYSGYPDCRPEFIDAFANMARLATKVGVEGQALKFETPLLHLSKANIIRLGIEHGVDYSQTVSCYQADDQGRACGKCDSCRLRKQGFADAGVEDPTRYIP; translated from the coding sequence ATGCGCCCTCGTGCCATTGTACTGTTATCTGGCGGATTAGACTCAACAACATGTCTGGCTTGGGCGCAGGCACGCTATGAATGTATCGCACTCAGTTTTCGATATGGTCAGCGTTCAACCACCGAGCTGGATGCAGCAAAGGCTTTAACGCAACGTGCGGGTGTGGAACATCGAGTGATCAATATTGATCTGGGTAATCTGGGTGGCTCAGCCCTTACCGATCATAGCATTGACGTGCCGGATCATGAACAGTCAGGTATCCCGATTACCTATGTTCCGGCACGTAATACAATCTTCTTGTCTTACGCTCTGGCCGCGGCAGAAGTATTCGAAGCTGAAGCGATTGTGATCGGAATTAATGCGGTTGATTACTCCGGTTATCCGGATTGCCGTCCGGAATTTATTGACGCATTTGCCAACATGGCACGCCTTGCGACCAAGGTTGGCGTAGAGGGTCAGGCGCTCAAATTTGAAACACCTTTGTTACATTTATCCAAAGCAAATATCATTCGCTTAGGTATTGAACATGGCGTAGACTACAGTCAAACGGTGTCATGCTATCAAGCAGATGACCAAGGACGTGCCTGTGGCAAATGCGACAGTTGTCGTTTACGTAAACAGGGTTTTGCGGACGCAGGTGTTGAAGACCCGACACGTTATATACCGTAA
- a CDS encoding nicotinate-nicotinamide nucleotide adenylyltransferase produces MNYTFDYLVFIGRFQPFHLAHMQTINIALQHSQNVILALGSAQNERNIKNPFLASEREAMILSNFSPEDRARIKFVEVIDVYNDEKWQKLVKSLVNQVIEPDAKVGLIGHFKDDSSYYLKFFPEWEMVELDSLEDALSATPMREAYYRGEIQRDKFPQGTIDFLENFQKTTTYQQLSEKFAQNDKTNLV; encoded by the coding sequence ATGAACTATACATTTGATTATCTGGTTTTCATTGGCCGCTTTCAGCCTTTTCATCTGGCACACATGCAAACGATTAACATTGCCCTGCAGCACAGTCAGAATGTGATTTTGGCTCTTGGTTCTGCACAAAATGAACGTAATATCAAGAATCCATTTTTGGCTTCGGAGCGTGAAGCCATGATCCTGTCAAATTTTAGTCCAGAAGATCGGGCTCGGATCAAATTTGTAGAAGTCATAGATGTTTATAATGATGAAAAATGGCAAAAACTGGTGAAATCGCTGGTGAACCAGGTTATTGAACCGGATGCCAAAGTCGGGCTGATTGGGCACTTTAAAGATGATTCTTCTTATTATTTAAAGTTTTTCCCAGAATGGGAAATGGTCGAACTTGACAGTCTTGAAGATGCCTTATCCGCCACGCCGATGCGTGAAGCTTATTATCGTGGCGAAATTCAACGGGATAAATTTCCACAAGGCACAATTGATTTTCTAGAGAATTTCCAAAAAACCACGACCTATCAGCAACTCAGTGAAAAATTTGCCCAGAATGATAAAACCAATCTAGTTTAA
- a CDS encoding LysR family transcriptional regulator ArgP — MLNAKQCDAFYAVAKTGSFDLAAEQLNITASAVTLRVQSLEKKLGQLLLVRDRPCRVTQSGQTLLHYLQHQRLLEQNLMQDLGGQLQHEGFYCLNIATNADSLATWLLPTLQTQLIQHKIVLHFQVDDQSQTHHLLEAGLVNACLSTEAKAMKGCRAELIGQMQYRLVATPDFSRNWFHQGVHRDALRLAPAIIFNEKDQLHTQFIQHEFGLNLAQYPHFFIPSTHAFFDAIVMGLGYGWLPDYQTRDLLESGELLELSSEMRIEVPLYWHHWKEQSSALEILGECLKQHAQTTMNQPITT; from the coding sequence ATGCTGAATGCGAAACAATGTGATGCTTTTTACGCAGTTGCAAAAACGGGAAGTTTCGATCTGGCTGCCGAGCAGCTAAATATTACTGCCTCGGCAGTGACCCTTCGTGTTCAAAGTCTGGAAAAAAAATTGGGACAATTGCTTCTGGTGAGAGATCGGCCTTGCCGCGTGACCCAATCAGGACAAACTTTATTGCATTATTTACAGCATCAACGTTTGCTAGAACAGAATCTGATGCAGGATCTGGGTGGACAGCTGCAACATGAAGGTTTCTACTGCCTGAATATTGCCACCAATGCTGATTCACTCGCGACCTGGCTATTACCAACCTTACAAACCCAGCTGATCCAGCATAAAATTGTGCTGCATTTTCAGGTAGATGATCAATCACAGACTCATCATCTGTTAGAAGCAGGTCTCGTCAATGCCTGTTTGAGTACTGAAGCCAAGGCAATGAAAGGTTGCCGGGCTGAGTTGATCGGACAGATGCAGTATCGTCTGGTCGCCACCCCTGACTTTTCCCGAAACTGGTTTCATCAAGGGGTACATCGGGATGCGCTACGCCTTGCCCCTGCCATTATTTTTAATGAAAAAGACCAACTCCATACCCAATTTATTCAGCACGAATTTGGCCTGAACCTTGCTCAATATCCTCATTTCTTTATTCCATCGACCCATGCGTTTTTTGATGCGATTGTCATGGGTCTAGGATATGGCTGGCTGCCGGACTATCAAACCAGGGATTTGCTGGAGTCAGGTGAACTGCTTGAACTTTCGAGTGAGATGCGAATTGAAGTACCCTTGTATTGGCATCACTGGAAAGAACAGTCGTCTGCCCTGGAAATTTTAGGCGAATGTTTGAAACAGCATGCTCAAACTACCATGAATCAACCCATAACAACCTGA
- a CDS encoding YceI family protein: MKTTIKTGLLSLAICLALTSQSFARSWTLTPKSDVGFEIKSMGLTVVKAKFNQVQSTMQFDAKAPQNASTHLVMDVESLSFSKPLFKHMILGEDLFYVEKYKTVIFKSIQFKDLGNGKYNVLGHLTLRGVTKPVIFETTFKPSMSNANLLDVQASAVINRRDFGMKKGIAGVGDKVNLHLSGQCEMN; this comes from the coding sequence TTGAAAACAACAATAAAAACTGGGCTCCTTAGCTTGGCGATCTGTTTAGCTTTGACCAGTCAGTCTTTTGCAAGATCATGGACCTTAACTCCCAAAAGTGATGTCGGTTTTGAGATTAAGTCGATGGGTCTTACTGTGGTTAAAGCCAAGTTCAATCAGGTTCAATCCACGATGCAGTTTGATGCTAAAGCACCGCAAAATGCCTCAACCCATCTGGTCATGGATGTAGAAAGTTTAAGCTTTAGTAAGCCGCTATTTAAACATATGATTTTGGGCGAAGACCTGTTTTATGTAGAAAAATATAAGACTGTAATTTTTAAAAGTATCCAGTTTAAAGACTTGGGTAATGGTAAATACAATGTTTTAGGTCATTTAACCCTGCGTGGTGTGACCAAACCTGTGATTTTTGAAACCACGTTTAAACCCAGTATGTCAAATGCCAACCTGCTTGATGTTCAGGCATCTGCCGTGATTAACCGTAGGGATTTTGGTATGAAAAAAGGAATTGCCGGGGTAGGGGATAAAGTTAATCTTCATCTATCAGGCCAGTGTGAAATGAACTAG